A genomic segment from Panulirus ornatus isolate Po-2019 chromosome 20, ASM3632096v1, whole genome shotgun sequence encodes:
- the LOC139755742 gene encoding monocarboxylate transporter 12-like, with product MLPVDPGFGHGMSSLGMTVIIPQYFKRRRGRAYAVMNAGVCTGQMLGPILISHLLQEYGFTGAVLIVAAMLLNICVAACVFQPVEWHTTRQKADRNTMNDHPLDNDSASGCGVTLLRTIRTLVSSFRMLASLRLLIIVMGASLNMSGYLTFFSMLPFIMADDGYSHEEVSWCMSVSGVCNLVTRVVVTTLADWPRFSKRGCFMAGTATIALTVVEIQKNYAALCEAQDNEWVCLYVLTVEEH from the exons ATGCTTCCTGTTGATCCag GATTTGGTCATGGAATGTCATCCCTTGGTATGACTGTGATCATCCCACAGTATTTCAAACGACGTCGTGGTCGGGCCTACGCCGTGATGAACGCTGGAGTATGTACGGGCCAGATGTTGGGGCCAATCTTGATAAGCCACCTGCTGCAGGAGTACGGCTTCACTGGCGCTGTCCTTATCGTGGCGGCCATGTTACTGAACATTTGTGTTGCTGCCTGTGTGTTTCAGCCGGTGGAGTGGCATACCACCCGCCAGAAGGCTGACAGGAACACCATGAATGATCATCCTTTAGATAACGACTCAGCCTCGGGATGTGGTGTGACATTATTACGAACAATACGTACTCTGGTGAGTAGCTTCAGGATGCTCGCATCACTTCGATTACTCATCATTGTCATGGGAGCATCTCTCAATATGAGTGGTTACCTCACCTTCTTCAGCATGTTGCCATTCATAATGGCTGATGATGGCTACAGCCACGAGGAGGTGTCGTGGTGCATGTCTGTGTCCGGTGTGTGCAACCTGGTGACACGAGTGGTCGTGACCACCTTGGCTGACTGGCCCAGGTTCAGTAAGCGGGGCTGCTTCATGGCCGGCACGGCGACCATCGCCCTCACCGTTGTGG AGATACAGAAGAATTATGCTGCTCTTTGTGAGGCTCAGGATAATGAATGGGTGTGTCTATATGTGTTGACAGTCGAGGAGCACTAG